In Chloroflexota bacterium, the genomic stretch GAGATTAGGGGTATTGAAATTCGACATTTATGTCTTATAATTAGACGGGTATCACCTATAGCAAGCCTCTCGGCACGTCGCGTAGTTTAGAAGAGAGCTCGGCAGCCTTCACCAGTGCAGAGTGGTTGATAAATTGTTCCAAAGGAGTCAGGTAATGGCAAATCTCGGTCGTCTTATCACAGCCATGGTGACCCCTTTTGATGAAAGGGGGGATATAGACTACCGGCAAGCGAAAAGATTGGCACAGGCTTTGTTTGAATCAGGGAGCGAAGGAGTGGTAGTTTCCGGTACCACCGGCGAGTCTCCCACTCTAAGCAAGGAGGAAAAGTTGCGCCTGTTTGCCGAGGTGAAGTCAGCCGTCGGGCAAGGGGTGGTGGCTGGTACTGGCAGCTACAATACCAGGGAAAGTATAGAGTTAACAAAGGGGGCAGAGAAGGCAGGGGCAGATGCCATCTTGTTGGTGGTTCCCTATTATAACAGGCCGACTCAAGATGGCTTGTTCCAACACTTCAAGGTCATTGCGGAAAACACTAGCCTTCCCTGCATCCTGTACAATGTGCCTGGCAGGACGGTCACTAACCTATCAGCAGAAACCGTTTCCAGGCTGTCCCAGATTGAGAACATCGTGGGCGTAAAAGAGGCTAGTGGCAATCTGGAGCAGATCACCAAGATTATCAGCGATAGCAGGAAGGACTTTCTGGTTTACAGCGGCAACGATGGCGATACCTTGCCAATTCTAGCTTTGGGGGGCTACGG encodes the following:
- the dapA gene encoding 4-hydroxy-tetrahydrodipicolinate synthase: MANLGRLITAMVTPFDERGDIDYRQAKRLAQALFESGSEGVVVSGTTGESPTLSKEEKLRLFAEVKSAVGQGVVAGTGSYNTRESIELTKGAEKAGADAILLVVPYYNRPTQDGLFQHFKVIAENTSLPCILYNVPGRTVTNLSAETVSRLSQIENIVGVKEASGNLEQITKIISDSRKDFLVYSGNDGDTLPILALGGYGVISVASHLVGSRIKTMMEKFLNGHPAEAAQIHRNLLPLVNALFVVANPIPIKYALNHVGFAVGKPRLPLLEPDEKTKALIGTTLKAYSIDIPSKYLS